The Allorhodopirellula heiligendammensis genome includes a window with the following:
- a CDS encoding efflux RND transporter permease subunit, with protein sequence MHPIEACLRNPVKVAVGAILLILFGAIALLRMPMQLIPEVQTPTLSIETRWPGASPQEIEREIVQEQEEQLKSVEGVTKMTSESLDSSARITMEFLVGTNMEEALLKVNSRLQQVPQYPEEADQPVISTSNSSDRPIAWLILSAVQPELEELTAFAESHPDLREPLRPVIETKNTGLRLMRLKEAAEQHPGLQVLLPPNVNVPEMRRFAEDFIEARLERVGGVSDANVLGGLEEEMQVVIDPQQLAARQLTIDDVRRVLRNQNQDTSAGDYWEGKRRYVVRTINQFRSPEEVAAQVLTMDGGSPVFVSDVADVKLGFKKPDGLVRRFGENAIAINALRQTGANVLEVMEGIRAAVDELNDEVLPARELQLTQVYDETEYIDASVGLVNQNILVGGTLTMVVLMLFLHMSVRTLVFVPAIAASAIAATFLNPWLFVVTLGLILIAGFWFARGALVVGLAIPISIVGTFLLLNLWGRSLNVISLAGMAFAVGMLVDNAVVVLENIFRHYQNGDRPMTAAFRGTKEVYGAVLASTLTTLAVFLPVLFVEEEAGQLFRDIALAISAAVGLSLIISLTVIPTATARLLRDHAWGDDEAPARDEIEQMTSADTQPVANAATTRPSLGERLVAPINSVAGSFVNGVVGLNQFVQRTLFRRLALVVGLLAATIAISYAAWPKVEYLPTGNRNLVFGIILPPPGYNLDELTSLGSIVEQHLQPYWDVDPDSPEAAALPYPAIYDFFYVARGRQVFLGVRAVDPTRSAELIPLISAVKSKLPGTMVIAKQSSLFEQGLTAGRTIDIEITGPDLETLVALGGQVIGQVMGAPDRQGNPRDPVVANAQARPVPSLDLSNPEVHVKPRLIQSEQMGFNASSLGYAVNALVDGAFAADYFIGGDKIDLTVIGNPDVASRLQDLDSLPIATSWGGLVPLSSLATIEPASGPEQINHRERQRAVTIEVSPPPELALEDALERIEAEIVGPLRVSGQLDGGYRIALTGTADKLRATWESLRWNVLLALLITYLLMAALFESWIYPLVIILSVPLGAVGGILGLRALGVYLQWQGLTPQPLDVLTMLGFVILIGTVVNNAILIVHQSLNLMREESTPARDAIIESVRTRVRPILMTTATTVLGLCPLVLFPGSGSELYRGLGSVLLGGLLVSTIFTLVFVPTVFRLFMDIKAGISGHAISVNPADSWQREQVGKVA encoded by the coding sequence ATGCATCCTATCGAAGCCTGCCTGCGCAACCCCGTCAAAGTTGCCGTCGGTGCGATTTTGTTGATTCTGTTCGGCGCGATTGCGCTGCTGCGGATGCCGATGCAATTGATTCCGGAGGTTCAGACGCCGACGTTGAGTATCGAAACGCGTTGGCCCGGGGCGAGTCCTCAGGAGATTGAGCGGGAGATCGTTCAGGAGCAGGAGGAGCAGCTCAAAAGCGTCGAGGGCGTGACGAAGATGACCAGCGAATCGCTCGACTCGTCCGCTCGGATCACGATGGAATTTCTCGTCGGCACCAACATGGAAGAGGCGTTGTTGAAGGTCAACAGCCGTTTACAGCAGGTGCCGCAGTACCCCGAGGAAGCTGACCAGCCAGTCATTTCGACTAGCAATTCATCGGACCGGCCCATCGCGTGGTTGATTCTCTCGGCTGTCCAGCCCGAACTTGAAGAACTCACCGCCTTTGCCGAGTCGCATCCGGACCTTCGTGAGCCGCTCCGCCCGGTCATCGAAACCAAGAACACGGGTCTGCGGTTAATGCGTCTGAAGGAGGCCGCGGAACAGCACCCGGGCTTGCAAGTCCTGCTACCGCCCAACGTCAACGTTCCCGAGATGCGGCGATTTGCGGAAGATTTTATCGAGGCTCGACTTGAACGCGTTGGCGGCGTGTCAGATGCGAACGTGCTCGGCGGGCTCGAAGAGGAAATGCAGGTCGTCATCGACCCCCAACAGCTCGCCGCACGGCAGCTCACCATCGACGATGTCCGCCGTGTCCTGCGAAATCAGAACCAGGACACCTCGGCGGGTGATTACTGGGAAGGCAAAAGACGCTATGTCGTCCGTACGATCAACCAATTTCGCAGCCCCGAGGAAGTCGCCGCCCAGGTTTTAACGATGGATGGCGGCTCTCCCGTTTTTGTGAGTGATGTCGCCGACGTCAAGCTGGGCTTTAAAAAACCCGATGGGCTGGTTCGCCGATTTGGTGAAAACGCCATCGCCATCAACGCGTTGCGGCAAACGGGGGCCAACGTGCTCGAGGTCATGGAGGGGATCCGGGCCGCGGTCGATGAACTCAACGACGAAGTGCTGCCCGCGAGGGAACTGCAATTAACTCAAGTCTACGACGAAACTGAGTATATCGACGCATCCGTTGGACTGGTCAATCAAAACATTCTGGTCGGCGGTACACTGACCATGGTGGTGCTGATGTTATTTTTGCACATGAGTGTTCGCACCCTGGTATTTGTGCCTGCCATCGCAGCGTCGGCCATTGCTGCTACCTTTTTGAATCCATGGTTGTTCGTCGTCACACTGGGTTTGATCTTGATCGCGGGATTCTGGTTCGCTCGAGGAGCTTTGGTGGTGGGATTGGCGATCCCGATTAGTATCGTCGGCACGTTCCTACTGCTCAATCTGTGGGGGCGATCACTCAACGTGATCAGTTTGGCCGGGATGGCGTTCGCCGTGGGGATGCTCGTCGATAACGCGGTGGTCGTGTTGGAAAATATTTTCCGTCATTATCAAAATGGCGATCGACCGATGACCGCAGCGTTTCGCGGTACGAAGGAGGTCTATGGTGCCGTATTGGCGTCGACTCTGACGACGCTCGCGGTCTTCTTGCCTGTGCTGTTTGTCGAAGAAGAGGCCGGGCAATTGTTCCGTGACATCGCGTTGGCTATCAGCGCGGCGGTGGGATTGTCGCTGATCATCAGTCTGACAGTCATCCCAACCGCCACCGCTCGTCTGCTGCGCGATCACGCCTGGGGTGACGATGAAGCACCGGCGCGGGACGAGATCGAGCAGATGACATCAGCTGACACGCAGCCTGTGGCAAACGCCGCCACGACGCGGCCGTCATTGGGCGAGCGACTGGTTGCGCCGATTAACTCGGTCGCTGGTTCATTTGTCAACGGAGTCGTCGGGCTGAATCAATTCGTACAGCGGACCCTGTTTCGACGGCTCGCGCTCGTGGTCGGTCTGCTCGCCGCGACCATTGCGATCAGCTACGCGGCTTGGCCGAAAGTCGAGTATCTGCCCACCGGGAACCGGAATCTCGTGTTCGGGATTATTCTGCCGCCGCCGGGCTACAACCTGGATGAACTCACGTCGCTGGGGTCGATCGTCGAACAACACCTCCAGCCATATTGGGACGTTGATCCGGATAGTCCCGAGGCGGCTGCATTGCCGTATCCCGCAATTTATGATTTCTTCTACGTCGCTCGCGGTCGGCAGGTGTTCTTGGGTGTCCGGGCCGTCGACCCAACTCGCTCGGCCGAGCTGATTCCGCTGATCTCTGCAGTCAAATCGAAACTTCCCGGCACGATGGTGATCGCCAAGCAATCCAGTCTGTTCGAGCAGGGACTGACGGCAGGACGCACGATTGATATTGAAATCACAGGTCCAGATTTGGAAACGCTCGTGGCGTTGGGGGGCCAAGTGATTGGCCAAGTCATGGGAGCTCCTGACCGGCAGGGCAATCCACGGGATCCGGTGGTGGCGAACGCGCAGGCTCGTCCCGTACCCAGTCTCGATTTGAGCAATCCCGAAGTCCATGTCAAACCGCGATTGATCCAGAGCGAACAGATGGGCTTCAATGCGTCGAGTCTCGGCTATGCCGTCAACGCCCTCGTCGATGGCGCCTTTGCAGCCGACTATTTCATCGGGGGAGACAAGATCGATTTGACTGTGATTGGCAATCCTGACGTAGCGAGTCGATTGCAAGATCTCGACTCGTTACCCATCGCGACGTCGTGGGGCGGCCTGGTGCCATTGTCTTCTCTGGCGACGATTGAACCCGCCAGTGGTCCAGAGCAGATCAATCATCGCGAACGGCAGCGGGCTGTGACGATCGAGGTGTCACCGCCCCCAGAACTCGCCTTGGAAGATGCGTTAGAGCGGATCGAAGCTGAAATCGTGGGACCGCTACGCGTCTCAGGGCAGCTCGATGGCGGATATAGAATCGCGTTGACGGGCACCGCTGACAAACTTCGCGCCACCTGGGAGTCATTGCGTTGGAACGTGCTGTTGGCGTTATTGATCACATATCTGTTGATGGCGGCGTTGTTTGAAAGCTGGATTTATCCATTGGTGATTATTCTCAGTGTCCCGCTCGGCGCCGTGGGCGGTATTCTCGGCCTACGTGCCCTCGGTGTTTATTTGCAGTGGCAGGGGCTCACCCCGCAACCGCTCGACGTGCTGACCATGCTCGGCTTTGTGATCTTGATCGGTACGGTGGTCAACAATGCTATTTTGATCGTGCACCAATCGCTCAATCTGATGCGAGAAGAATCGACGCCCGCCCGCGATGCGATCATCGAAAGTGTCCGGACCCGCGTGCGTCCGATCCTCATGACAACTGCCACGACGGTGCTCGGTCTCTGTCCCCTCGTTTTGTTTCCAGGATCAGGCAGCGAACTATACCGCGGTCTTGGCAGCGTGCTATTAGGCGGATTGTTGGTCTCGACAATCTTCACGCTAGTATTCGTCCCAACCGTATTCCGCTTGTTCATGGACATCAAGGCTGGCATCAGTGGCCATGCGATATCGGTCAATCCAGCCGATTCCTGGCAGCGTGAGCAGGTGGGGAAAGTTGCTTGA
- a CDS encoding lysophospholipid acyltransferase family protein produces MTLTSHAIVLLAKLFSGFTVRWIDCQPDTCQRIYFANHTSHLDAVVLWSALPREIRALTRPVAAKDYWSGGWFKPHIAQSFNALLIDRQEIKVHKSPIDSMIRQMGDIYSLILFPEGGRSGGEEMSSFKSGLYYLGKKRPDLELVPVYMENLNRILPRGEILPVPLLSCITIGPPIFLEAGEPKTDFLRRARQSVLQLKDR; encoded by the coding sequence ATGACCCTCACCAGCCATGCGATCGTGCTGTTGGCGAAGCTGTTCAGTGGATTCACCGTCCGCTGGATCGATTGCCAGCCAGACACCTGCCAGCGGATTTATTTCGCCAATCATACCAGTCACCTCGATGCGGTGGTGCTATGGTCGGCGCTACCGCGGGAGATCCGGGCGCTGACACGGCCTGTAGCGGCGAAAGATTATTGGAGTGGCGGTTGGTTCAAGCCACATATCGCACAGAGCTTCAATGCCCTGCTGATCGATCGCCAGGAAATTAAGGTTCACAAGAGCCCGATCGACAGCATGATTCGGCAAATGGGCGATATCTACTCGCTGATCTTGTTTCCCGAAGGTGGTCGCAGCGGAGGGGAAGAAATGAGCAGTTTCAAAAGCGGCTTGTACTATCTGGGCAAAAAACGACCGGATCTGGAACTCGTCCCAGTCTACATGGAAAACCTCAACCGCATCTTGCCGCGTGGCGAGATCCTGCCCGTTCCGCTGCTATCCTGCATCACCATCGGACCACCGATCTTCTTAGAAGCGGGCGAGCCCAAGACGGACTTCCTTCGTCGCGCTCGTCAATCAGTGCTGCAGCTCAAAGATCGATAA
- a CDS encoding FliO/MopB family protein: MNSLSNQRYATSHFVTGSISLFLAVVVAFSVADQSVFADDSTGRGSDVSVVARSGGFPTLAPRAQESRNRALSSATESPSYRVVDASASRVDGSGSRFDEFTDDSVTEELALLPTPESSRSKMMAPLVTVASSLAIVLALFSGLVWAGRKFGGRASAAKPLPAGALTPLGHVMLDPRTKLLLVKCGRRILVLSQTATGITPITEVTHPEEVHELIASCSADAREAFQRTLREVEREPARPSADPVPQVPSARQSGRLFATV, encoded by the coding sequence GTGAACAGCTTATCCAATCAGCGTTACGCAACCAGCCATTTCGTCACGGGCTCGATATCGCTGTTCCTGGCCGTTGTGGTGGCGTTTTCAGTTGCCGACCAATCCGTTTTCGCTGACGATTCCACGGGCCGTGGTAGCGATGTATCCGTTGTCGCACGCAGTGGTGGTTTCCCGACTCTCGCACCTCGTGCGCAGGAGTCTCGTAACCGTGCATTGTCGTCCGCGACGGAGTCGCCGTCCTACCGAGTGGTGGATGCCTCCGCGAGTCGTGTAGATGGTAGCGGCTCGCGTTTTGATGAGTTTACCGATGACAGCGTCACCGAGGAACTGGCGTTGCTGCCGACACCGGAGTCATCGCGCTCGAAGATGATGGCGCCGCTCGTTACAGTCGCGTCGAGTCTCGCTATCGTGCTCGCACTGTTCAGTGGCCTGGTGTGGGCGGGCAGAAAGTTCGGTGGTCGAGCCAGTGCGGCCAAGCCATTGCCCGCTGGGGCGTTGACTCCACTGGGACATGTGATGCTGGACCCACGGACCAAGCTACTGCTCGTCAAATGTGGCCGGCGAATCCTCGTGCTCAGTCAAACGGCCACAGGGATTACTCCCATCACCGAAGTCACTCATCCCGAGGAAGTCCACGAGCTGATCGCGAGCTGTTCCGCAGATGCCCGCGAGGCGTTTCAACGAACGCTACGCGAGGTCGAACGTGAGCCGGCCCGCCCGTCAGCCGACCCGGTACCGCAAGTCCCATCGGCGCGGCAGTCAGGCCGATTGTTTGCAACGGTGTAA
- the fliN gene encoding flagellar motor switch protein FliN — protein sequence MSTTESDTQDQLNMDDLEALLDEASQSLCAATGEDVPEPAELLRPFALGELSPSDVDQVENPMEMLDEVELDLRVELGRTLMRLEEVLRLRRGSVVMLSKLAGDPVDIFANERLIARGEVLVMNDQFCVRVTELLGAVE from the coding sequence GTGAGCACGACGGAAAGCGACACGCAGGACCAGCTCAATATGGACGATCTCGAAGCCTTGCTCGACGAGGCTTCGCAGTCGCTCTGTGCCGCGACGGGTGAAGATGTCCCTGAGCCGGCGGAGTTGCTGCGGCCGTTTGCATTGGGCGAACTCTCGCCTTCGGATGTCGACCAAGTCGAAAATCCAATGGAGATGCTCGATGAAGTCGAATTGGATCTGCGGGTCGAACTCGGACGAACCCTGATGCGTCTCGAGGAGGTGTTGCGGCTACGCCGCGGCAGTGTGGTGATGCTCAGTAAACTCGCGGGCGACCCTGTCGATATTTTCGCCAACGAACGACTGATCGCCCGGGGTGAGGTGCTCGTCATGAATGATCAGTTTTGCGTCCGCGTCACCGAATTGTTGGGAGCCGTCGAGTGA